GTAAAGTGCATTAGCTTTTGAACCCGAAGAAACCTATATAAAGCAAGTTATCTGTTACCGTAAAATTCGATAATCAATTTAAGAATTACAGAAGAATAATCTGGTAAAAAAAGAAAGTTATGTAATAGTTCGACAGCATTGAAATAGCACATTTACTTATCTGCATTGAAATTTGAAGATAACACTAAGCCTAAACCTGATACAAACCTCTGGTTTTGGCATTCTAGCGGTTGGACGCAAAAGAGTGCCAGGTGCGTCCAATCTGggcttttctcttttttgtgtcAAAGAAACATCGTTGTGCCTTCTATTTGGTTTTCTTGGCATGTCTTTGTATGCTTGATTTGAGCTTGTCCCCTTGACACTAGTAACATTAACTTGGGACAACATTCTGGATTTTGTATCTCTAGATTGAGATGCAGTCCTCACCTGCATTTTAGGCACAAGACTGATTCCATAAAGGGGCGCCAATTTTCTGAACTTGAATAAGACTACAATCCTATTATTTAAAATAGCTTACTATAACAGCAAGCAAAATGGTTAACTGATGTAATAATATAAGATTACTTATCACAAATGCTACAAGAGGTGCACCTTCGACGATGAACTTTACCAAGGTTCTGAACTAATACTACCATCTTTCTCAGTGGTGTGAGCATAAGAGGATAGATCAACAGAGTTTGATGAGAACTCGATACTGCTATCTTGGCCGTCtagtttctctttcacttcaatcGTAGGTTTAAGATCATTAAAAGCTACATTTCCAGCATTGAGATTAAATTTTGCTTCAGCTTCCAGATCTTTAGGAACACTTTGAAGAACATCTGAACTATTGGTCTATTGTTCATTTTGACGTCCAGAatggaaaattatactatcttCTCCGTCAAGTTCTGTGGCTTCAATATATTCGTTTCTTGATCCTTCTCTGCCACATTCTGTGACTTCAATGTCTCCattgtttgatccatcaaaactCTCCTCAAAGCGTGCAGAATCACCAATCTCATTCACTCGCTCGAAATCTCCATCATAGCCTGTGTTTTCGGCTTGATACTTTCCATTCTTCGATAAATGGGTTGATCTATcatgattttcatcaaaatatgcaGAATGGCCAACTTCATTAACAAACTCCAAGTGCCCCGCATAGCCTTTATTTTCATAAGCTTGATACTTTCCATTCTCCAGTAAAGTGGTTGGTCTATCATGATTTTCAACAAAGCGTGCAGAATGGCCAATCTAATTAACATGCTCAAAGTCCCCCTCATATATTCT
This region of Capsicum annuum cultivar UCD-10X-F1 unplaced genomic scaffold, UCD10Xv1.1 ctg59239, whole genome shotgun sequence genomic DNA includes:
- the LOC124893420 gene encoding protein WVD2-like 7, whose translation is ADSWQSGSISFGRLENEAICWEKRSFFTHNRYLEEVEKYSKPGSIGHSARFVENHDRPTTLLENGKYQAYENKGYAGHLEFVNEVGHSAYFDENHDRSTHLSKNGKYQAENTGYDGDFERVNEIGDSARFEESFDGSNNGDIEVTECGREGSRNEYIEATELDGEDNVLQSVPKDLEAEAKFNLNAGNVAFNDLKPTIEVKEKLDGQDSSIEFSSNSVDLSSYAHTTEKDGSISSEPWIVVLFKFRKLAPLYGISLVPKMQVRTASQSRDTKSRMLSQVNVTSVKGTSSNQAYKDMPRKPNRRHNDVSLTQKREKPRLDAPGTLLRPTARMPKPEIILL